From one Dermacentor andersoni chromosome 1, qqDerAnde1_hic_scaffold, whole genome shotgun sequence genomic stretch:
- the LOC126548363 gene encoding nose resistant to fluoxetine protein 6-like, with the protein MFMKIEWYRSYQRPTETRRLFVAFTDRILWSICLAWFVFACATGRGGFVNRFLSWGAFVPLSRLSFGVYLVHSPIFTLIYYTSRERIFFSHFTLVSQCFSVVTWSYILSYFLFISCEGPTATLEKLAFMPQLQKQGSRSNEVKSEVQKNGVNSIAKSVPVDLIEHNTSKKCLNGNSLEAGVGFVESSSNECCRL; encoded by the exons ATGTTCATGAAAATCGAGTGGTACCGAAGCTACCAACGGCCGACAGAAACCAGACGTTTGTTCGTTGCCTTCACTGACCGCATCCTGTGGTCCATTTGCCTCGCCTGGTTCGTCTTCGCTTGCGCCACTGGCAGAGGAG GATTTGTCAACCGCTTCTTGTCCTGGGGTGCGTTCGTGCCTCTGAGTCGGTTGTCGTTCGGCGTGTACCTCGTCCACTCCCCCATTTTTACGCTGATCTACTACACCTCCAGAGAGCGCATCTTCTTTTCACACTTCACGCTG GTGTCCCAGTGCTTCTCCGTCGTGACTTGGAGTTACATCTTGAGCTACTTCCTCTTTATCTCCTGCGAAGGGCCAACGGCGACACTCGAGAAGTTAGCCTTCATGCCTCAGCTACAAAAACAAGGCTCGCGGTCAAACGAAGTTAAAAGTGAAGTACAGAAGAACGGCGTCAACAGCATTGCCAAGAGCGTACCTGTCGACCTCATAGAGCATAACACGTCCAAGAAATGCCTCAACGGAAATTCGCTGGAAGCAGGAGTCGGCTTCGTCGAAAGCAGCAGTAACGAGTGTTGCCGTTTATAA